In Populus alba chromosome 1, ASM523922v2, whole genome shotgun sequence, a single window of DNA contains:
- the LOC118033851 gene encoding endoglucanase 6, with product MEKFVRLISMAPFFLLLCLPFALAGHDYGRALSKSILFFEAQRSGYLPHNQRVTWRSNSGLNDGKASGVDLVGGYYDAGDNVKFGLPMAFTITMMSWSIIEYGKQLGSSGELGHAMNAVKWGTDYLIKAHPQPDVLYGEVGDGNTDHYCWQRPEDMTTDRRAYKIDPSNPGSDLAGETAAAMAAASIVFRRSNPSYANELLTHARQLFDFADKYRGKYDSSITVAQKYYRSVSGYNDELLWAAAWLYQATNNQYYLNYLGNNGDSMGGTGWAMTEFGWDVKYAGVQTLVAKFLMQGKAGQHAPVFEEYQQKAEYFMCSCLGKGSRNVQKTPGGLIFRQRWNNMQFVTSASFLTTVYSDYLASAGRNLNCAAGNVAPSQLLAFAKSQVDYILGDNPRATSYMVGYGNNYPQQVHHRGSSIVSYKVDPTFVTCRGGYATWFSRKGSDPNLLTGAIVGGPDAYDNFADERDNYEQTEPATYNNAPLLGLLARLSGGHGGYNQLLPVVVPAPIEKKPAPQPKITPARASTSAPVAIVQKTTATWIAKGKTYYRYSTIVTNKSAKELKDIKLSISKLYGPLWGLTKSGNFYAFPSWITSLAAGKSLEFVYVHSASAADVSVSSYTLA from the exons ATGGAGAAGTTTGTGAGGCTCATTTCAATGGCTCCTTTCTTTCTGCTCCTGTGCTTGCCCTTTGCTCTTGCTGGTCATGACTATGGTCGAGCTTTAAGTAAGAGTATTCTCTTCTTTGAAGCCCAAAGATCTGGTTACCTTCCCCATAACCAGAGAGTCACTTGGAGATCTAACTCTGGTTTGAATGACGGCAAGGCTAGTGGG GTGGATCTGGTAGGAGGGTACTACGATGCAGGGGACAATGTGAAATTTGGTTTGCCAATGGCGTTCACAATCACAATGATGTCATGGAGCATAATTGAATATGGGAAGCAATTGGGCTCGAGTGGTGAACTTGGCCATGCCATGAATGCTGTTAAGTGGGGAACTGACTACCTTATTAAAGCTCACCCTCAGCCCGATGTTCTATATGGAGAG GTTGGCGATGGCAACACTGACCACTACTGTTGGCAAAGACCAGAGGATATGACCACTGACCGTAGGGCTTACAAGATTGACCCAAGCAATCCCGGGTCGGATCTCGCTGGTGAAACAGCCGCCGCAATGGCCGCCGCTTCCATCGTTTTCCGCCGCTCTAACCCTTCCTACGCCAATGAGCTCCTCACTCATGCACGCCag CTATTTGATTTTGCAGACAAGTACAGAGGTAAATACGACAGCAGCATTACAGTGGCCCAAAAATATTACCGCTCTGTCAGTGGCTACAAT GATGAGTTGCTATGGGCAGCAGCATGGTTATACCAAGCAACAAACAATCAGTATTACTTGAACTACCTTGGAAACAATGGTGACTCCATGGGAGGAACTGGGTGGGCTATGACTGAATTTGGTTGGGATGTTAAGTATGCTGGGGTCCAAACTCTTGTTGCCAAG TTCTTGATGCAAGGCAAAGCTGGCCAACATGCACCAGTCTTTGAGGAGTACCAGCAGAAGGCTGAGTACTTCATGTGCTCATGCCTTGGAAAGGGTAGTCGCAACGTTCAGAAAACTCCAGGTGGTCTCATTTTCCGGCAGAGATGGAACAATATGCAGTTTGTGACCAGTGCTTCATTCTTGACCACTGTCTACTCCGACTATCTTGCTTCTGCTGGGAGGAACTTGAATTGTGCTGCTGGCAATGTGGCACCATCCCAGCTTCTAGCTTTCGCAAAATCTCAG GTGGATTACATTCTTGGAGACAACCCAAGAGCTACAAGTTACATGGTTGGTTATGGAAACAACTATCCACAACAGGTTCACCACAGGGGTTCTTCAATTGTTTCCTATAAGGTTGACCCGACATTTGTTACCTGCCGTGGAGGTTATGCTACGTGGTTTAGCAGGAAAGGAAGCGATCCCAATCTCCTCACTGGTGCCATTGTTGGTGGTCCTGATGCCTACGACAACTTTGCTGATGAAAGAGACAATTATGAGCAAACAGAACCTGCTACCTACAACAATGCCCCTCTTCTTGGTTTATTGGCTAGGCTAAGTGGTGGTCATGGAGGGTATAACCAGCTCCTTCCAg TGGTGGTTCCAGCTCCTATTGAAAAGAAACCAGCACCACAACCCAAAATAACTCCAGCACGAG CTTCAACTTCTGCTCCTGTTGCCATTGTACAAAAGACGACAGCAACATGGATTGCCAAGGGAAAAACTTACTACAGGTACTCTACTATTGTGACCAACAAATCTGCTAAAGAACTAAAGGATATCAAGCTTTCAATATCAAAGCTTTATGGTCCTCTGTGGGGTCTGACAAAATCCGGAAATTTTTATGCTTTTCCATCGTGGATCACCTCTTTAGCCGCGGGAAAAAGTCTTGAGTTTGTCTACGTTCATTCTGCCTCCGCAGCAGATGTCTCTGTTTCAAGCTACACTTTGGCCTGA
- the LOC118033653 gene encoding uncharacterized protein isoform X2 yields the protein MEIETESRLVRLCIEAACESRESVEKWRKQRRTLNSMPSPLADALLRRLFLRRLLFPSLLEVFKRSAEVVDLKGENNVDAEWMAYLGAFRYLRSLNLADCHRINNSALWSLVGMASLKEVDISRCAKVTDAGIRHLVSISTLQILRISETGVTADGIKLLSSLTNLFVLDMGGLPVTDTALSSLQALTKLEYLDLWGSNISNKGATVLQKFPKLKFLGLAWTNVTILPNLSSLECLNLSNCTINSVLQGFIHQDGAEPNLISSLTALHSLKGLESLNLECANIKDAAVDPLSSFQELRLLSLKSPSLTDISLYHLSSLPKIRNLGIREAVLTDSGLFSFRPPATLEMLDLRGCWLLTEDAILSFRKRHPQIELRHEHVVSTSHQTARNRQTPPRTFLRPPQANQKQEKLIVSQYFIDQRLKYTREELLALQFQSSSLGSPFDKSHAKPQMQSD from the exons ATGGAGATAGAGACAGAGTCTCGATTGGTTCGCTTATGCATAGAAGCAGCGTGTGAAAGCAGAGAAAGCGTTGAAAAATGGAGGAAACAGCGACGGACTCTCAATTCTATGCCTTCTCCTCTCGCCGACGCACTGCTTCGCCGCCTCTTCCTCCGCCGCCTCCTCTTCCCTTCTCTTTTGGA AGTTTTCAAACGTAGTGCGGAGGTGGTTGATCTTAAAGGTGAAAACAATGTGGATGCGGAGTGGATGGCGTACTTAGGAGCATTTCGTTACCTGCGCTCCTTGAATCTTGCTGATTGCCATAGAATCAATAATTCTGCCCTTTGGTCTCTAGTTG GGATGGCTAGCTTAAAGGAGGTGGATATTTCAAGATGTGCCAAGGTTACTGATGCTGGTATTAGGCATCTTGTATCAATTTCAACTTTGCAAATACTACGGATTTCAGAAACAGGTGTAACTGCTGATGGTATTAAACTTCTCTCCTCACTTACaaacttgtttgttttggaCATGGGTGGTTTGCCTGTTACTGATACAGCGTTGAGTTCTCTCCAG GCATTGACAAAGCTAGAGTATCTTGATCTTTGGGGGAGTAACATATCTAACAAAGGGGCTACAGTTCTTCAAAAATTTCCCAAGTTGAAGTTTCTCGGTCTGGCCTGGACCAATGTTACAATATTGCCAAATTTGTCATCTCTTGAATGCTTAAACTTGAGTAACTGCACCATTAATTCTGTACTTCAAG GTTTCATTCACCAGGATGGTGCTGAGCCAAATTTGATTTCCTCACTGACAGCACTACATAGCCTTAAAGGTTTGGAAAGTTTGAATCTAGAATGCGCCAACATCAAGGATGCAGCTGTAGACCCCTTATCAAGCTTTCAAGAATTGAGGCTTTTATCTCTCAAAAGTCCTTCCCTTACAGACATCTCCCTTTACCACTTGTCATCTCTACCAAAGATAAGAAATCTAGGCATTCGCGAGGCCGTGCTGACTGACTCTGGGCTATTTTCATTCAGACCACCAGCAACTCTTGAAATGCTGGACCTCAGGGGTTGTTGGCTCTTAACTGAGGATGCTATCTTGTCATTTCGTAAAAGACatcctcaaattgaattaagGCATGAGCATGTTGTCTCTACATCACATCAAACTGCCCGCAACCGTCAGACTCCACCGCGAACATTTCTAAGACCTCCACAAGCAAACCAGAAACAGGAAAAGTTGATCGTGTCTCAGTATTTTATAG ATCAGAGACTGAAGTATACCAGAGAGGAGCTTCTTGCATTACAGTTTCAATCCTCATCTCTGGGGTCTCCTTTTGACAAAAGCCATGCCAAACCCCAGATGCAGTCGGATTGA
- the LOC118033868 gene encoding protein phosphatase 2C 51 — MMASAATYSINTCFLDEGKNKNRNIKEVTPCETTKPVTPVKESKIDDQDFKHQNLEKYSSLLPPSISSCSDKGKQVVTPLGIIEAGIDGEEDDNKTLTCKSHGMMSVIGRRSVMEDAVTMVLGVAVGESGSYDFFAVYDGHGGARVANACRYRMHQLVAKEVEKGERVGGGKGLEYWEKLMGACFEKMDEELVIHNEGGGGEVEIGKEALSIKSMGSTAVVVMVGKEEVVVANCGDSRAVMCRGGLVVPLSHDHKPDRPDERERVEAAGGRIINWNGSRVQGVLATSRSIGDHYLKPFVISEPEVTVSERTESDEFVVIATDGLWDVVTNETACKVVKRLFDGQLKRRLPDEFSGNCSAEAAAKLAKLAMARGSRDNISVIVVQLKKS, encoded by the exons ATGATGGCTTCTGCTGCTACGTATTCAATCAATACCTGTTTTCTTGATGagggaaaaaacaagaacagaaACATCAAAGAAGTAACACCTTGTGAAACAACAAAACCTGTAACACCGGTGAAAGAATCCAAGATTGATGATCAAGATTTCAAGCACCAAAATTTAGAGAAGTACTCTTCATTATTACCGCCGTCAATATCTTCTTGTTCAGATAAAGGAAAACAGGTGGTGACGCCACTTGGAATCATAGAGGCTGGCATCGATGGAGAGGAAGATGACAATAAGACTCTAACGTGCAAATCGCACGGGATGATGTCGGTGATCGGACGGCGAAGTGTGATGGAGGATGCTGTTACAATGGTCCTGGGAGTTGCTGTTGGTGAATCTGGTAGTTATGACTTTTTTGCAGTTTATGATGGGCACGGAGGCGCTAGGGTGGCGAACGCGTGTAGATATAGGATGCACCAGCTGGTGGCGAAGGAAGTGGAGAAAGGGGAAAGGGTTGGCGGCGGCAAGGGATTGGAGTACTGGGAGAAGTTGATGGGGGCGTGTTTTGAGAAGATGGATGAGGAGCTGGTGATCCACAATGAGGGTGGTGGAGGAGAGGTGGAGATAGGGAAGGAAGCGTTGTCAATAAAGAGTATGGGTTCGACCGCAGTGGTGGTGATGGTAGGgaaggaggaggtggtggtggcgAATTGTGGGGATTCAAGGGCGGTTATGTGTCGCGGTGGCTTGGTTGTGCCATTGTCTCATGATCATAAG CCTGACAGGCCTgatgaaagagagagagtggaAGCAGCAGGTGGACGAATCATAAACTGGAACGGTAGCCGCGTCCAAGGAGTCCTCGCCACTTCAAGATCAATAG gagATCACTATTTGAAGCCATTTGTGATCTCCGAACCCGAGGTTACTGTTAGTGAGCGAACTGAGTCAGACGAATTCGTTGTCATAGCAACTGATGGCTTGTGGGATGTAGTTACAAATGAGACTGCCTGCAAGGTTGTCAAAAGGCTCTTTGATGGCCAACTAAAGAGGAGGCTTCCAGATGAATTTAGTGGAAATTGTTCTGCAGAGGCAGCAGCAAAGCTAGCCAAATTGGCAATGGCTCGAGGGAGCAGAGACAATATCAGTGTCATAGTAGTTCAGCTGAAAAAAAGCTGA
- the LOC118033653 gene encoding uncharacterized protein isoform X1 — MEIETESRLVRLCIEAACESRESVEKWRKQRRTLNSMPSPLADALLRRLFLRRLLFPSLLEVFKRSAEVVDLKGENNVDAEWMAYLGAFRYLRSLNLADCHRINNSALWSLVGMASLKEVDISRCAKVTDAGIRHLVSISTLQILRISETGVTADGIKLLSSLTNLFVLDMGGLPVTDTALSSLQALTKLEYLDLWGSNISNKGATVLQKFPKLKFLGLAWTNVTILPNLSSLECLNLSNCTINSVLQGNGNKAHLTKLIFSGATFTNEAEAFLCFNTCFLSFLDVSNSSLSGFYFLHHLKAMEYLDLSGSMIGDDSIEAIASIGAILRNLNLGKTRVTSAGVAILVGHVPKLENLSLSHTLVDDLAMSYIGMMPSLKLVDLNNTIINGFIHQDGAEPNLISSLTALHSLKGLESLNLECANIKDAAVDPLSSFQELRLLSLKSPSLTDISLYHLSSLPKIRNLGIREAVLTDSGLFSFRPPATLEMLDLRGCWLLTEDAILSFRKRHPQIELRHEHVVSTSHQTARNRQTPPRTFLRPPQANQKQEKLIVSQYFIDQRLKYTREELLALQFQSSSLGSPFDKSHAKPQMQSD; from the exons ATGGAGATAGAGACAGAGTCTCGATTGGTTCGCTTATGCATAGAAGCAGCGTGTGAAAGCAGAGAAAGCGTTGAAAAATGGAGGAAACAGCGACGGACTCTCAATTCTATGCCTTCTCCTCTCGCCGACGCACTGCTTCGCCGCCTCTTCCTCCGCCGCCTCCTCTTCCCTTCTCTTTTGGA AGTTTTCAAACGTAGTGCGGAGGTGGTTGATCTTAAAGGTGAAAACAATGTGGATGCGGAGTGGATGGCGTACTTAGGAGCATTTCGTTACCTGCGCTCCTTGAATCTTGCTGATTGCCATAGAATCAATAATTCTGCCCTTTGGTCTCTAGTTG GGATGGCTAGCTTAAAGGAGGTGGATATTTCAAGATGTGCCAAGGTTACTGATGCTGGTATTAGGCATCTTGTATCAATTTCAACTTTGCAAATACTACGGATTTCAGAAACAGGTGTAACTGCTGATGGTATTAAACTTCTCTCCTCACTTACaaacttgtttgttttggaCATGGGTGGTTTGCCTGTTACTGATACAGCGTTGAGTTCTCTCCAG GCATTGACAAAGCTAGAGTATCTTGATCTTTGGGGGAGTAACATATCTAACAAAGGGGCTACAGTTCTTCAAAAATTTCCCAAGTTGAAGTTTCTCGGTCTGGCCTGGACCAATGTTACAATATTGCCAAATTTGTCATCTCTTGAATGCTTAAACTTGAGTAACTGCACCATTAATTCTGTACTTCAAGGTAATGGGAATAAAGCTCATTTGACTAAGCTTATATTCTCTGGAGCTACATTCACCAACGAGGCTGAAGCATTCTTGTGTTTCAATACATGCTTCCTATCTTTTCTGGATGTATCCAATTCATCTCTCAGTGGATTCTACTTCTTACATCATTTGAAAGCAATGGAATATTTGGATCTCAGCGGTAGCATGATAGGTGATGACTCAATTGAAGCGATCGCAAGTATAGGAGCAATTTTGAGAAATTTAAATCTCGGCAAAACAAGAGTCACCTCTGCTGGGGTGGCAATATTAGTTGGTCATGTTCCAAAGCTTGAGAATTTATCATTATCTCACACTCTAGTAGATGATTTGGCCATGTCATATATTGGCATGATGCCATCGCTGAAGCTTGTTGATTTAAACAATACAATCATCAATG GTTTCATTCACCAGGATGGTGCTGAGCCAAATTTGATTTCCTCACTGACAGCACTACATAGCCTTAAAGGTTTGGAAAGTTTGAATCTAGAATGCGCCAACATCAAGGATGCAGCTGTAGACCCCTTATCAAGCTTTCAAGAATTGAGGCTTTTATCTCTCAAAAGTCCTTCCCTTACAGACATCTCCCTTTACCACTTGTCATCTCTACCAAAGATAAGAAATCTAGGCATTCGCGAGGCCGTGCTGACTGACTCTGGGCTATTTTCATTCAGACCACCAGCAACTCTTGAAATGCTGGACCTCAGGGGTTGTTGGCTCTTAACTGAGGATGCTATCTTGTCATTTCGTAAAAGACatcctcaaattgaattaagGCATGAGCATGTTGTCTCTACATCACATCAAACTGCCCGCAACCGTCAGACTCCACCGCGAACATTTCTAAGACCTCCACAAGCAAACCAGAAACAGGAAAAGTTGATCGTGTCTCAGTATTTTATAG ATCAGAGACTGAAGTATACCAGAGAGGAGCTTCTTGCATTACAGTTTCAATCCTCATCTCTGGGGTCTCCTTTTGACAAAAGCCATGCCAAACCCCAGATGCAGTCGGATTGA